In the Hemitrygon akajei chromosome 7, sHemAka1.3, whole genome shotgun sequence genome, one interval contains:
- the dolk gene encoding dolichol kinase — translation MLKNPVFVESFIVFVIVLSVHAVVWNKFSWCTLALAVQAYYVQHKWDRLLKSGNAVFQYRPVFSSGLLPASVVLPLLGIVLKERWEMIGNVHFERFCIVCSAAGMAIALFVSVLALGLTKPIPTNTCIVYGFSASAITYTFKHALSVSEVIEILEVLLIFVYLSLIVLYIMPRSFTPGEVLVFLSGLSIVTNQLIKRSLTFGDSRCDPLASFLLVAVVGTALLGLIFAILYCFMDSETWVSSLIFHVMAVIFGLGIVVPWFYRLTRSDLFSWLLKFLTNTRGRVYLLSYWFTLALIAIAIVFHQNRKQSITSKNYKASTVVRKSFHIIIVATYIPGLIYDRQLLYVAGVFCFAAFVVLEYVRHFRIKPFGMTLRSMLALFLDERDSGPLILTHIYLLLGLTLPVWLFPGVFVSKGSFPGEVALAPYAGVLAVGIGDAMASVFGSTMGEVKWPGTKKTFEGTTTSIFAQIIAVALILIFDKTVSLNGSYTWIVGSITIVSLLEAYTDQIDNLFLPLYLFIMLMV, via the coding sequence ATGTTGAAGAATCCTGTCTTTGTGGAGTCGTTCATCGTTTTCGTGATTGTACTATCCGTCCATGCTGTGGTCTGGAATAAGTTTTCCTGGTGTACACTCGCTTTGGCTGTTCAGGCTTACTACGTCCAGCACAAATGGGACCGGCTGCTGAAATCTGGCAATGCAGTTTTTCAGTACAGACCGGTTTTTAGCAGCGGGCTCCTGCCAGCCAGTGTAGTTTTGCCTCTTTTAGGAATTGTCCTAAAGGAGAGGTGGGAAATGATTGGAAATGTGCACTTTGAACGCTTTTGCATTGTGTGTTCAGCTGCTGGAATGGCCATTGCTCTGTTTGTCTCAGTACTGGCTTTAGGCCTCACGAAACCAATTCCAACGAATACCTGCATCGTGTACGGTTTCTCAGCCAGTGCCATAACGTACACCTTTAAGCATGCCCTCTCTGTTTCCGAAGTCATTGAAATCCTGGAGGTGTTATTGATATTTGTTTACCTTTCCCTCATTGTCCTTTATATTATGCCCAGAAGTTTCACCCCAGGAGAAGTGCTGGTGTTCTTATCAGGGTTAAGCATAGTGACAAACCAACTCATCAAGCGTTCTTTGACTTTTGGGGATAGCAGATGTGATCCTCTTGCTTCATTCCTGTTGGTGGCTGTGGTTGGAACAGCTCTTCTTGGGCTGATCTTCGCTATTTTGTACTGCTTCATGGACTCGGAGACATGGGTTTCCTCGCTCATTTTCCACGTAATGGCAGTTATTTTTGGTTTGGGAATCGTAGTACCGTGGTTCTACCGACTGACCAGAAGCGATCTTTTCAGCTGGCTTCTCAAGTTCCTCACCAACACACGAGGAAGGGTCTATCTTCTCAGCTATTGGTTCACACTGGCACTTATTGCCATAGCCATTGTCTTTCACCAGAACCGTAAGCAATCAATTACATCTAAAAATTACAAAGCTTCCACTGTTGTAAGGAAAAGCTTTCACATCATTATAGTGGCTACCTACATCCCAGGGCTCATCTACGATCGTCAGTTGCTCTATGTTGCTGGTGTGTTTTGTTTTGCTGCATTTGTGGTGCTGGAATATGTAAGACATTTTAGGATTAAACCATTTGGAATGACATTGAGATCAATGCTGGCCCTGTTTCTGGATGAACGTGATAGTGGCCCCTTGATTTTAACACACATTTACTTGCTGTTAGGACTGACCCTGCCAGTATGGTTGTTCCCTGGAGTGTTTGTCTCCAAAGGTTCTTTTCCAGGGGAGGTTGCCTTGGCTCCATATGCTGGAGTCCTGGCTGTAGGGATTGGTGATGCCATGGCCTCTGTTTTTGGAAGCACAATGGGGGAGGTTAAGTGGCCTGGAACCAAGAAAACCTTTGAAGGAACAACAACCTCTATCTTTGCCCAGATCATTGCTGTTGCTTTGATTCTGATCTTTGATAAAACAGTGAGCCTTAATGGCAGCTACACCTGGATTGTGGGATCTATCACTATTGTCTCCCTCTTGGAAGCTTACACTGATCAAATAGACAATCTTTTTTTGCCTTTGTATCTTTTCATCATGCTGATGGTGTGA